Sequence from the Erythrolamprus reginae isolate rEryReg1 chromosome 2, rEryReg1.hap1, whole genome shotgun sequence genome:
ATAATGACTGTATGCTGTAATATtgggttttaatttttatatgtttttattctattattgacagtctgaaaatgggtgaacagtagggcagtagggaaagcgagtagaatgcttggctgcatagctagaggtataacaagcaggaagatggagattgtgctcccgctgtacagagcgctggtgagaccacatttggaatactgtgctcagttctggagacctcacctacaaaaagatattgacaaaattgaacgggtccaaagacgggctacaaaaatggtggaaggtcttaagcttaaaacctatcaggaaagtctttatgaactcaatctgtatagtttggaggacagaagggaaagcagggacatgatagaaacatttaaatatgttaaagggttaaataaggttcaggagagaagtgttttaataggaaagtgaacacaagaacaaggggacacaatctgaggtttcttgagggaaaggtcagaagcaacctgggaaaatatactgctcaaaaaaaataaagggaacactcaaataacacatcctagatttgaatgaatgaaatattctcattgaatattttgttctgtacaaagttgaatgtgcacaacagcatgtgaaattgattgtcaatcagtgttgcttcctaagtggtcagtttgatttcacagaagtttgatttacttggagttatattgtgttgtttaaatgttcccttaatttttttgagcagtgtattattttactgaaagaatagtagatgcttggaacaaacttccagcagatgtggttggtaaatccacagtgagtgaatttaaacatgcttgggataaatatccatccatcctaagattaaatgcaggaaatagtataagggcacactagatggaccatgaggtcttttcctgctgtcaatcttctatgtttctatgtttcaaacaaacaaaccctgacATGAATGATTAAGAATCCTCatagaccagaggtctccaaacttgacaactttaagcctttaatacttgtggacttcaactcccagaattcttcaactggctggagtcgaagtccacaagtcttaaagttgccaagtttgaagacctgtgcCATTAgacgctcccggttttccctccAGCCATTCTCCCCAAACACCTCAGACCTCCGTTACGCCCAACGCGCGCTACTACAGCTCCTCCGCGCGGGTTTCGGCCGGGCGcctggaggggagggggcgtGGCCGTCTGGGTGGCggtgggggaggggcggctttcTCGTTGCTCTCCGCCGCCGTCCCCTCAGACGGCTGCTCCGGCGCGAGAGTCTTCGCAGCCGCCTTCCCCCGTTCCTCTGGGATCTCGCAGCATGACCGCTCTGTGGCTCTCGCTGGCGGCCCTCGGCTGGGCTCTCCTGGCGTCGAGGGGCGCGACGAGTTCGGCTTGCGCTCCGTGCAAGCCGGACCTCTGCGCGCCCGTGCAGTGTGCCGTGCCGGAGCTGACGGCCCGCGACGAGTGCGGCTGCTGCGAGCGTTGCCTGGGCGAGGAGGGGGCCCGCTGTGGCGGGACGCGGGGCGCTCGATGCGGCCCGGGCTTGGTGTGCGTCAGCCAACGCCAGGCAGCGGAAGCGCCCGAAACCGACGCCGATGAGGGAACCGGCCATTGCGTCTGCAAGGAGGACGGCGCCGTCTGCGGGTCCGACGGCCGGTCCTACGCGAGCGTGTGCGCTCTGCACCTGCACAGCTGGCGCGCGGTCCTCGACGGCGGCGAGCGCGTCCGGAAGGCTCACGACGGCGAGTGCAAACTTGGTGAGCCGCGCGGCGCGGAGGGGttgaggtgggctgggctggaAGCCGAGAGCGGTCGGCACACGAGACCCGCgggttttttcctcctttctctcgTTCCCCACTTTCCAAATCTTGCCTTCTTTTGGccttttattcattatttatttattatttcgatttctcttctcttgtcttctaACGTTACTTTTTATCCttgcttatctaatgttttatttatacaaattgccagcctataattgtttgataggtacacaaataaaataaaatagatttctatgccgcccttcggctgagactcagggcagcttacagcaagtAATGCACACATGATAGAAAGTACAACTAAAAACCATCATCGTTAAAAACCCAACCAAACAGATTCAGGCATCATGCATCAGACATTCATTCATCTCTTTTACTTAGAGAGAAAAATGCGTGTTGGTCTAAATTGGAACAAGGAGTCATTCTCCCACGCACCTCTACTCATACAAAACACACACAAGCAATCAAGGTAAAAACTTGaaaagttttggttttttttggggggggggtttacagtAAGGGAGATGTTTGCATCTCTGGCACTAGTCTTAGGCACTATTTTAAGACCTTACAAACAATTGTATATATTTAGGCAGGGGTCCTCaagccagcattgctggctggagaattctgggagttgaagtccacaagtcttaaacttgccaagtttgaagagctctgtATTGAAGAGACTGCAACTATAGTATAGctcttgagtgtgtgtgtgtgtgtgtgtgtgtgtagcaatagcatttaaactcatatactgcttcatagtgcttttacagccctctctaagtggtttacaaaatcagcctcttgcccccaacaatctgggtccacattttacccacctcggaggaagcagttagctgaagtagcctgcagtgctgcactctaaccactgggacACTCCAGCTcattatacacatacacacagagagagagagaagggggagacaTAC
This genomic interval carries:
- the IGFBPL1 gene encoding insulin-like growth factor-binding protein-like 1; amino-acid sequence: MTALWLSLAALGWALLASRGATSSACAPCKPDLCAPVQCAVPELTARDECGCCERCLGEEGARCGGTRGARCGPGLVCVSQRQAAEAPETDADEGTGHCVCKEDGAVCGSDGRSYASVCALHLHSWRAVLDGGERVRKAHDGECKLAPAIVVPPKRIHNVTGAQVYLSCEVKAVPTPIITWKKVTESPKGVRLLEELPGDRVNMAVQVRGGPSKHESTGWVLINPLTKDDEGVYQCHATNMMGETKAEGTIKVLHQNKNKKDHFPASEDMK